The following coding sequences lie in one Komagataeibacter sucrofermentans DSM 15973 genomic window:
- a CDS encoding type II toxin-antitoxin system RatA family toxin, with the protein MPTHAERRLIAYSPSQLFELVADVGKYPQFLPWCTSARVRTRTATDLVADLTIGFGPFRETFTSRVLLEAPSTIRVSYEKGPFRYLNNVWTFTPEPRGCLVDFFVDFEFKSRLLQAAIGVVFNEAVRLMVSAFIRRARDIYGPPPAAEPAQVSAAKAGNA; encoded by the coding sequence TTTTGAACTGGTGGCCGACGTCGGGAAATATCCCCAGTTCCTGCCGTGGTGCACCAGTGCCCGCGTGCGCACGCGCACCGCGACCGATCTGGTGGCTGACCTGACCATCGGGTTCGGCCCCTTCCGCGAGACATTTACCAGCCGTGTCCTGCTCGAGGCGCCCAGCACCATCCGCGTCAGCTACGAGAAGGGGCCATTCCGTTACCTCAACAACGTCTGGACCTTCACGCCCGAGCCGCGTGGCTGCCTGGTCGATTTCTTCGTGGATTTCGAGTTCAAGTCCCGCCTGTTGCAGGCTGCGATCGGGGTGGTGTTCAACGAGGCCGTGCGCCTCATGGTCTCGGCCTTCATCCGCCGTGCGCGTGACATCTATGGCCCGCCGCCCGCCGCCGAGCCCGCGCAGGTGAGCGCCGCCAAGGCAGGCAACGCCTGA
- a CDS encoding CinA family protein, translating into MLPDTFLGHMPDALARLRAAGQRVVTAESCTGGLLAAALTEAAGASDVVCGGFVTYSNSMKHHALGVPLKLLEEYGAVSREVAAAMAQGALGHAPDANLSVAITGVAGPGGATSGKPVGLVWFAVAGSGTVHTVSHNFAGERWDIRTQAVRAALGLLLDHAGRLAAE; encoded by the coding sequence ATGTTACCTGACACCTTTCTGGGCCACATGCCCGATGCCCTGGCCCGCCTGCGCGCCGCAGGCCAGCGTGTTGTCACGGCGGAAAGCTGCACCGGCGGGCTGCTGGCCGCCGCCCTGACCGAGGCCGCTGGCGCGTCCGATGTCGTGTGCGGCGGTTTTGTCACCTACTCCAACAGCATGAAGCACCATGCGCTGGGCGTGCCGCTGAAACTGCTGGAAGAATACGGCGCGGTCAGCCGCGAAGTGGCCGCCGCCATGGCGCAGGGCGCGTTGGGCCATGCGCCCGATGCCAACCTGTCGGTCGCCATTACCGGCGTTGCAGGCCCCGGCGGGGCCACGTCGGGCAAGCCGGTGGGGCTGGTGTGGTTTGCCGTGGCTGGCAGCGGCACGGTCCATACGGTCTCGCACAATTTTGCGGGCGAGCGGTGGGATATACGCACCCAGGCCGTGCGCGCGGCCCTTGGCCTGCTGCTTGATCATGCGGGCCGACTGGCGGCGGAATGA
- a CDS encoding phosphatidylglycerophosphatase A encodes MAFSPARFIASFCGTGFAPRAPGTVGSLAALIVGVPLLGQWLWMALAVLVVTFVGYRATQLASGGEDHGWIVIDEVAGMWIAMFPLAPLPLYGLRWADGLWLALAFALFRLFDITKPGPVGWFDRRHDALGIMGDDVVAGIMAAAILAGIRCLA; translated from the coding sequence ATGGCGTTTTCACCCGCACGCTTCATTGCCAGCTTCTGTGGCACCGGCTTTGCGCCGCGCGCGCCGGGCACGGTCGGTTCGCTTGCCGCCCTGATCGTGGGCGTGCCGCTGCTGGGGCAATGGCTATGGATGGCGCTGGCCGTGCTGGTGGTGACCTTTGTGGGCTACCGCGCCACGCAGCTTGCCTCAGGCGGGGAAGATCACGGCTGGATCGTGATTGATGAGGTGGCGGGCATGTGGATCGCCATGTTCCCCCTCGCCCCGCTGCCCCTTTATGGCCTGCGCTGGGCCGATGGGCTGTGGCTGGCGCTGGCCTTCGCCCTGTTCCGCCTGTTTGACATTACCAAGCCCGGCCCGGTGGGCTGGTTCGACCGCAGGCATGATGCGCTGGGCATCATGGGCGATGACGTGGTGGCCGGAATCATGGCCGCCGCGATCCTGGCAGGCATCCGTTGCCTTGCCTGA